A single genomic interval of Methylosinus sp. LW4 harbors:
- the cysK gene encoding cysteine synthase A, whose product MSNWREDNSYSIGQTPLVRLNRVTDGAGATVLVKIEGRNPSYSVKCRIGASMIWDAERRGVLGAGKELVEPTSGNTGIALAFVAAARRIPLTLTMPDTMSIERRKLLAAFGAKLILTEGSRGMSGAIARSEEIVASDKERYVLLQQFENPANPAIHEQTTGPEIWNDTDGAIDIFVSGVGTGGTITGVSRFIKRDRGKNIVSVAVEPSASPVLTQRRAGLPLQPGPHKIQGIGAGFVPGVLDLSLVDEIEQVTNEEAIDYARRLTREEGILSGISSGAAAAVAVRLASRPDNRGKIIVAILPDSGERYLSTTLFEGLFDEKGLAK is encoded by the coding sequence ATGTCGAACTGGCGCGAGGACAATTCCTATTCGATTGGCCAAACGCCGCTCGTCCGTCTGAACCGCGTGACGGATGGAGCCGGTGCGACAGTGCTGGTCAAGATCGAAGGGCGAAATCCCTCCTATTCCGTCAAGTGTCGCATCGGCGCCTCTATGATCTGGGACGCGGAGCGCCGTGGCGTGCTGGGCGCCGGCAAGGAGTTAGTCGAGCCCACCAGCGGAAACACAGGCATCGCGCTCGCTTTCGTCGCCGCCGCGCGGCGCATTCCTCTGACATTGACGATGCCGGACACGATGAGCATCGAGAGACGCAAGCTGCTCGCTGCCTTCGGCGCCAAGCTCATCCTCACGGAGGGCTCGCGCGGCATGAGCGGAGCAATCGCGAGAAGCGAGGAGATCGTCGCCTCCGACAAGGAGCGCTACGTGCTGCTCCAGCAGTTCGAAAATCCCGCCAATCCCGCCATACACGAGCAAACGACGGGGCCCGAAATCTGGAACGACACCGACGGCGCGATCGACATTTTCGTATCGGGCGTCGGCACGGGCGGGACAATCACTGGCGTGTCGCGCTTCATCAAACGGGATCGCGGCAAGAACATCGTGTCCGTCGCCGTCGAGCCTTCGGCGAGCCCGGTGCTCACGCAACGCCGCGCCGGCCTGCCGCTTCAGCCAGGCCCTCACAAAATCCAGGGAATCGGCGCAGGATTTGTCCCGGGCGTTCTGGATTTGTCGCTGGTGGACGAGATCGAGCAGGTTACGAACGAGGAGGCGATCGATTATGCGCGCCGGCTCACCCGCGAGGAGGGGATTCTCTCGGGTATTTCGAGCGGCGCCGCCGCGGCCGTTGCGGTTCGCTTGGCGTCGCGTCCCGATAATCGCGGCAAGATTATTGTAGCCATTTTGCCGGATTCCGGAGAACGCTACCTCAGCACGACTCTGTTCGAGGGCCTTTTCGATGAGAAGGGACTGGCCAAATGA
- the repC gene encoding plasmid replication protein RepC, with protein sequence MQTRPTTPFGRRPLSLAMVASQTATENFAVKPGASETVVHKWRLFRALTEAKEPLGVTERALSVLHALLSFHQETALALPANDPKASETGSGGGGIVVFPSNKELSIRAHGMAPATLRRHLACLVDAGMIIRRDSPNGKRFARKGQGGAIEDAFGFDLAPLVARSSEIENLAEEVRAESRAIALLREKITLTRRDIAKMIETALEEGVSGDWDEAHQRYATLSGRYGRGLSRADLGALAGELAALAAEIHKSLETHIKAQNMSGNESQSERHIQNQTTNFSDLEPSLQEGRAQPPQPNLEEPGGAIDHAPETFPDRPRTVDPKPPLRAYPLGMVLEACPDIVDYGPSGEISSWRDLAAAAATVRSALGVSPDAWAQALDVLGEHDASIVIAAILQRGDEIKSAGGYLRVLTEKARAGEFSLGPVLMALLRGRAAKAARERKKTG encoded by the coding sequence ATGCAGACACGTCCAACGACGCCCTTTGGGCGGCGGCCGTTGTCGCTCGCCATGGTGGCGAGCCAGACCGCGACCGAAAATTTTGCTGTAAAGCCGGGCGCATCCGAAACCGTCGTGCACAAATGGCGACTGTTTCGAGCGCTCACCGAAGCCAAGGAGCCGCTCGGCGTCACCGAGCGCGCGCTATCCGTTTTGCACGCGCTTCTGAGCTTCCATCAGGAGACAGCGCTCGCGTTGCCCGCGAACGACCCCAAGGCGTCTGAAACGGGCTCCGGCGGCGGCGGCATCGTCGTATTTCCCTCCAACAAGGAGCTCTCGATCCGAGCCCATGGCATGGCGCCGGCGACTCTGCGGAGGCATCTCGCCTGCCTCGTCGACGCCGGAATGATCATCCGCCGCGACTCTCCGAACGGCAAACGCTTCGCCCGGAAAGGGCAGGGGGGAGCCATTGAGGACGCCTTCGGCTTCGACCTCGCACCGCTCGTCGCGCGCTCGAGCGAAATCGAGAACCTCGCGGAGGAGGTGCGGGCCGAGAGCAGAGCGATCGCGCTGCTGCGCGAGAAGATCACGCTCACCCGCCGCGATATCGCAAAAATGATCGAGACGGCATTGGAAGAGGGCGTCTCGGGCGATTGGGACGAGGCGCATCAGCGCTATGCGACGCTCTCGGGGCGCTATGGGCGGGGGCTTTCCCGCGCCGATCTAGGGGCTCTGGCCGGCGAGCTGGCCGCTCTAGCGGCCGAAATCCACAAGTCGCTGGAAACGCATATAAAAGCTCAAAATATGAGCGGCAATGAGTCTCAATCTGAGCGTCACATACAGAATCAAACCACAAACTTTTCTGATCTTGAGCCTAGCCTTCAAGAAGGCAGGGCTCAGCCACCCCAACCAAATCTCGAAGAGCCTGGGGGAGCGATCGACCACGCCCCAGAAACATTCCCAGATCGTCCTCGAACCGTCGATCCAAAACCGCCGCTTCGCGCCTATCCGCTCGGAATGGTGCTGGAGGCCTGTCCAGACATTGTCGATTACGGCCCGAGTGGCGAAATCTCGTCATGGCGAGACCTCGCTGCTGCGGCGGCGACGGTGCGCTCGGCGCTCGGCGTTTCGCCGGATGCCTGGGCGCAGGCCCTGGATGTCCTGGGCGAGCATGACGCCTCCATCGTCATCGCCGCGATCCTGCAACGCGGCGATGAGATCAAGAGCGCCGGCGGCTATCTCCGCGTCTTGACCGAAAAGGCGAGGGCAGGGGAGTTCTCGCTCGGGCCCGTGCTGATGGCCCTGTTGCGTGGCAGGGCCGCGAAGGCGGCGCGCGAACGAAAGAAAACAGGGTGA
- a CDS encoding putative toxin-antitoxin system toxin component, PIN family, with the protein MRLVLDTNALIAALRSPGGASAELLRLARRGQIQLLASAALAIEYEAVCLRDEHRKAAGLSTKEVGQFLDAIVDLIEPVEIWFLWRPQLRDPGDELVLEAAVNGRAATIVTFNLRDFGLVRERFGIDVFTPRDTLMRMVR; encoded by the coding sequence ATGAGATTGGTTCTGGATACGAACGCCCTGATCGCAGCGCTCCGAAGCCCAGGCGGAGCATCCGCCGAGCTTCTCAGGCTTGCGCGTCGCGGACAGATCCAGCTTCTGGCCAGCGCCGCCCTCGCAATCGAATATGAGGCCGTCTGTCTGCGCGACGAACACCGAAAAGCGGCCGGCCTATCGACGAAAGAGGTCGGTCAGTTTCTCGACGCGATCGTCGACCTGATCGAGCCAGTCGAAATTTGGTTCCTTTGGCGGCCGCAATTGCGCGATCCGGGCGACGAGCTGGTCCTCGAGGCGGCTGTGAACGGGCGGGCCGCGACGATCGTTACGTTCAATTTGCGTGACTTCGGACTTGTGCGAGAGCGCTTTGGGATCGACGTTTTCACGCCGAGAGATACGCTGATGAGGATGGTGCGATGA
- a CDS encoding recombinase family protein, translating into MPLIGYARVSTEEQVTDAQTDVLKAAGCVEIFREHMSGAKASRPELAKALSRVRRGDVLVVARLDRLARSLSHLLAVIAELDAKSAHFKSLADPIDTTTPQGRFALQVLGAVAELERALIRERTKDGLRAAKKRGRIGGNPKLRAGDRDAIQRIVDAKAANYFERVNRTAEHWLPVVRQMRPDHRWQDVVRVLNAKRDAATGAPLPQWTVERLKRAVKCFVAEGLIEPRLLHQAASRKVSSERLVTLVAGIKRANPDLTLAQIGAQLEAMYERTPRGGTRWAPSSVKSLLDRAEKLRLLDAETL; encoded by the coding sequence ATGCCCCTGATCGGCTACGCTCGCGTCTCGACCGAGGAGCAGGTCACGGACGCGCAGACCGATGTGCTGAAGGCCGCCGGCTGCGTCGAGATTTTTCGCGAGCATATGTCGGGGGCGAAAGCCTCCCGGCCGGAACTCGCCAAGGCTCTTTCGCGCGTGCGACGCGGCGACGTGCTGGTCGTCGCGCGGCTCGACCGTTTGGCCCGCTCGCTGTCGCATCTCCTGGCCGTGATCGCCGAGCTCGACGCCAAGAGCGCGCATTTCAAATCGCTCGCCGATCCCATCGACACGACGACCCCGCAAGGCCGGTTCGCCCTGCAGGTTCTCGGCGCCGTGGCCGAGCTGGAGCGCGCTTTGATCCGGGAGCGCACCAAGGACGGCCTGCGCGCCGCCAAGAAGCGCGGCCGCATCGGCGGCAACCCAAAGCTCCGCGCCGGCGACCGCGACGCCATCCAGCGCATCGTCGACGCCAAGGCGGCGAATTATTTCGAGCGCGTCAACCGAACGGCCGAACATTGGCTGCCGGTCGTCCGGCAAATGCGCCCGGATCACCGCTGGCAGGACGTCGTGCGCGTGCTCAACGCCAAGCGCGATGCCGCCACCGGCGCTCCCCTGCCCCAATGGACCGTCGAGCGCCTGAAGCGCGCCGTCAAATGCTTCGTCGCCGAGGGCTTGATCGAGCCCCGCCTCCTCCATCAAGCCGCCAGCCGAAAAGTCAGCAGCGAACGCCTGGTCACACTCGTCGCCGGGATCAAGCGGGCCAATCCCGATCTGACGCTCGCGCAGATCGGCGCGCAGCTCGAGGCCATGTATGAGCGCACGCCGCGCGGCGGAACCCGCTGGGCGCCCTCCTCCGTCAAAAGCCTGCTCGATCGCGCCGAAAAGCTCCGATTGCTCGACGCCGAAACGCTGTGA